The following is a genomic window from Opitutus sp. ER46.
GGCGCCGCCGCCCTCCGGCGGCAGGATCGGCTGCGGCCAGGGATGCTGAAACTCGCGCGCACTCTCCGGCGCCATGAAGGTCACCTTCGCCGTCTCGCCGGTCACGGTGAGCGCCTTCACCCGCAGGAATGCCACCTCCCACTGCTGGGCCACGACCATCTCCAGCGCCCCAGGGCCGCGCAGGCCGGACACCAGTGTTGCCGGGATGGTGGCGAACTGCTCCTTGCGATCCCAGCCCACGAGCTGGCTCATCTCGCCACCGTTCGGCGTGCGTGCGCGCGTGGCGCGGCTGCCCTTTACCCAAAGATCGCGCAGCGCGAGCGGTCGGCCGCCGAGCTTCGGCGCCTCCGCCACCCACACCTGGCCGCGCGCCGCCGTCGGGAGACCTTCCACGGCTTCCGCCTTGGTCCAGCCGCCCACTGGCACCCCGCCGCTCAACCAGGCCTGTTCACCTACTGCCGACTCGAAGATCGTCGGAGCCACCGCGGTCGCGGTGTCCTCCACCCGCACAAATAGTGGCTCCGCCAATTGGTACACCCCGCCGCGCAGGATGATCCGCCCGCCTTCCGCGACCTTCGCGTCGTTGAGTCGACGCAGCTCCCGCACCTTGCGCAGGGCCATGCCGGGCGAGGCCAGCGGCTGCTCGCGCGTGCCGTCGGCCCGATCGTTGCCGTCCGGCGCCACCCAGAACTCCGCCGGCGCCGCGAACCCCGTGGCCGTCACGAGCGCCAGGCCGAGGCCCGCCAACCACCCCCGCCAGATTTGGGGCGGCCGCACGCCGGGCCGCCGGGAGCAGGAGTCAGGTCGAGAATGCGTCGTCATGTGAGTCTGGTCTCCGGTTTCCGGTTACTTGTTGGCAGGCGTGGCCCGCAGGTCCTTCGATGTGGCGAGCGCAATCACGCGACCTTGGTCGCCTACGGCGCAGTAGTAGTGATACACGACGCCGTCGTGTTTCAGCAGCCACGGTTTGTGGGCGAAGGTTTTGTCCCACGGTTCGCTCGGCTCCACGAGGTGCGGGCCTTCCCACTTGGTCCAGTGCACAAGGTCGCGGGACACCGCGAACGTGTCGAAGGCGCCGGGCTTCCAGCGGAAGCCAAAGTAGAACATCACCCAAAGGTCGCCCATCCGGACGATCTGCGGGTCGCCGCTGATGGCGGGTTTTCCGGGCGCGTTGTCGACCACCGGTTTCGGCCCGCCAAAACGGCGCCAGGTCACCATGTCGTCCGACACCGCCATGCCGATGGCCTCGTGGTTCCCGCGTTTCGTCTTGCCGTTGTAGAACATCACAAAGGGATGCCCGAGCTGCCGCGTGCGGTCGTGGATGATCGAGCTCTTGTACAACGTGACGTTCTCCCAGGGACGCACATCCGGCTGCGCCGGCGTCAGGATCGGATTCTTCTTCCACCGCGTCCACTCCTGCGGCTCGTCGGGCGTACGCGTCCAGGCGAGGCCGATCGACAGCGGGTCCGGCTCATAGCCCTGCTTGGCGCCGCCAATATAGCTGGCCCAGTAGCGGCCATCGAACGCCTCGGGCGCCAGCGAGCCACCCCAGGTTGGGTCGATCAACGCCATGCCGCCGTCGACCTGCCAGGCATCCCAGCCCTCCTGCGGATGACTCAGGATCCGCCCGAGTTTGCGCCAGTGCAGGAGGTCGTCGCTTTCGGCGAGGTAGGTTTGGTATCCGACCTGGTCCTTGATCGCCACGTACATCATCAGCCAGCGGTTGCCGAAGCGGAAGACGTTGGGGCAGTCCACCATCTCCTTCTCCTCTCCCTTGATCACGACGCCGTACTTGTAGGGCGTCTTCACTTCCTCGTACACGCGCTGGAGCTCCGCCGTCGGCACGGCGGCCGCCTTGGCGGTCTGATCCTCCGGCACGGTGAACGTCGCACGCACGCCGGTCTGGAGCCGCACCGGCCCGAGCAGGCCCGACTCCACCAACGGTTCGCCCGCCGAGTAGAACTTCCAGGTCGCAAAGGTCGTGCGACCACCCGGCGGCTTGGGCGCGCCCTGCGCGTACCAGTCAGGCACGCGCTTGATGCCGCGCTCCTGTCCTTGCCGGTACTCGTTCTCCGCCGGCAGCGCCTCGTCGCCGATCAGCCGGTTCACCCAAAGCGTGCTCACCGCAACCTCGAGCGTGTTGGCGCCGGCGTGGACGAGGTCCGTGACGTCGACCCGGTACGGCTCCTTCCATACGAGGCCGGCGCTGCGGCCGTTGACCTTCACCTCCGCCGCGACTTCCACGCGGCCAAGGTCCAGCATGAGTCGGTGGCCGGGCGCCAGCAGTGTCACGGGAACGTCCAGCATGCGCGAATACGTCGCGGTGCCCGCGTAGTGGCGCACGCCGGGATCGGCATGCCGGTGCAGCGAGGCAAGCTCCGGCAGCGTGATGCTCGCTGGCGCACCCCGGCCGGGCATAAACGCAACCTGCCAGGGGCCGTTCACCGGCTGCGGCGCCGGCACGTCGACGCGCACGGGAGTGGCTTCGCCGAGGGTGTAGGTTCCTGACTGCCACAGCATCGCCTCGGTCGTGCGGTCGTCCTGCCGCGCCAGTTCGGGCGCCGCCGTGAGTTCCGGCGCCGGCAGGCCGCGCGCCGCCTCGGCCGCAATCTCGTCCGGCGTCAGCGCGCGCGCCGCCAGTTGGGGCGTGCCCAGGTTGCCCTCAAAATAGTAGGCCAACCCCTGCGACGGCGGGGGTGGCAGGCCCGAGGCGCGCATCACGCTGTCCAACCCCGCAAAATAGAAACGCGAGTCGGGTCGGGGCGCCGGCGACTCCGTACCCGGATGCACGACGGCCCCCGATACGAGACCCTCGCGGACGAACCGGCCGTTCACGTAGAGGCTGGGTTTACCGGCGCGATAGACGACGGCGAAGTGCGTCCAGCCCGCGACCGGGAACTCCGCCACCAACACCGCCGGCGCGCTCTTGGTGGAGCGCTCGACGACGTACGCGCCGTTGCGGCCCACCGCCAGGCCGGCGAAGACGTGTCCCTCGCCGAAGACGACGTCGCCGTCCGCCGCCGGGATCGCGTAAAACTTGGCCGTCTCGTCGTGCCGTCCGGTGATCGACTCGCGCGGCAGCAGCCGCAGGTCGATGTCGGGCTTGGCCCAAATCGACATCGTGAAGTCACCGCGCGTCTGGCCGGGGGCCGGTGCCGCGGGGGGGCGGGCATCGAGCACGGGCGCGCCGTCCTTGAGCAGCGTCTCCGCTGGCTCCGCGGCGGCCTCGTGCCGGAACACCACGAACACCGACTCCGCCGGCTCAAGGTGCAGCGGCATCCGGATCCGGTCACCGTCGACCGCATACACCGCGGCGGCGGTCCGCTGGCCCGTCTCGGGATGCCAGAGCTCGGGCGCCTTCTCGCGCACGCGGAAGGTCACGGTGACGTCTTCAGCGCGGCGTTGGCGGTTGCCGATGAAGTAGATCTCCGCGCCAGGCAGCGAGCGGTGCGTCCAGGACAGCGCCGCA
Proteins encoded in this region:
- a CDS encoding glycosyl hydrolase produces the protein MSFVLVALRSVRLLASLGLLLSLPAVAAPTPDWAEIEAGFQQPPAAAKPKVLWFWMNGHVSREGITRDLEAMARVGAGEAIMFDGGSYLPAGPAGYLDANWRSLLGHAVSEAARLGLGFGMHNAPGWSSSGGPWITPDRAMQQLVWSEVTFTGGRRVELSLPQPYTNLGTYRDAFVIAFPALPAEVTPYEETLKSVRLASGREVPRTALSDGDYATKVAVTPQDYLQVEFVAPTELRAVTVFAGATGRFPTVNVEASADGVTYERIASLRNPGRHGIQPPAVSSFKPVRARFVRVVPTSAGELGEVVLHRTSRVTDWNFKANFAFRVGRQMTIPEPDGEATIDPATVRDLTAQVGADGRLAWDAPAGAWTLLRIGFTPTGQLNVSASAAGTGLECDKLSAAAIEFHFDHVIGQILKELGPERARAFGTVTVDSYEAGMQNWTAAMPAEFQRRTGYDLVPYLPVLAGGRQVGDAAIAERFLFDFRRAQADMMAELYYGRLGELCREHGLKYYVEGYGQGVLDELQISGLPDVPMTEFWQRNPWSPNRTVKMVSSAAHVYGKPIVAAEAFTGEEQTSRWQEYPYAQKALGDTMFGLGLNQMVFHRFAHQPHPDAVPGMTMGPWGFDFDRTNTWFEQSRGWLAYLARSQWLLRQGTYVADVLYFLGERPPNVAQYAMPVLPAGYNFDLINAEALLARASVRKGRIVLPDGGSYRVLMLPADLKGVTPEVMRKLREFAHQGVTIIGPKPVVSLTLRGYPESDAEVRRIADELWRDGKRVFADRPVADVLRELTPPDLEYVGRRADAALSWTHRSLPGAEIYFIGNRQRRAEDVTVTFRVREKAPELWHPETGQRTAAAVYAVDGDRIRMPLHLEPAESVFVVFRHEAAAEPAETLLKDGAPVLDARPPAAPAPGQTRGDFTMSIWAKPDIDLRLLPRESITGRHDETAKFYAIPAADGDVVFGEGHVFAGLAVGRNGAYVVERSTKSAPAVLVAEFPVAGWTHFAVVYRAGKPSLYVNGRFVREGLVSGAVVHPGTESPAPRPDSRFYFAGLDSVMRASGLPPPPSQGLAYYFEGNLGTPQLAARALTPDEIAAEAARGLPAPELTAAPELARQDDRTTEAMLWQSGTYTLGEATPVRVDVPAPQPVNGPWQVAFMPGRGAPASITLPELASLHRHADPGVRHYAGTATYSRMLDVPVTLLAPGHRLMLDLGRVEVAAEVKVNGRSAGLVWKEPYRVDVTDLVHAGANTLEVAVSTLWVNRLIGDEALPAENEYRQGQERGIKRVPDWYAQGAPKPPGGRTTFATWKFYSAGEPLVESGLLGPVRLQTGVRATFTVPEDQTAKAAAVPTAELQRVYEEVKTPYKYGVVIKGEEKEMVDCPNVFRFGNRWLMMYVAIKDQVGYQTYLAESDDLLHWRKLGRILSHPQEGWDAWQVDGGMALIDPTWGGSLAPEAFDGRYWASYIGGAKQGYEPDPLSIGLAWTRTPDEPQEWTRWKKNPILTPAQPDVRPWENVTLYKSSIIHDRTRQLGHPFVMFYNGKTKRGNHEAIGMAVSDDMVTWRRFGGPKPVVDNAPGKPAISGDPQIVRMGDLWVMFYFGFRWKPGAFDTFAVSRDLVHWTKWEGPHLVEPSEPWDKTFAHKPWLLKHDGVVYHYYCAVGDQGRVIALATSKDLRATPANK